The following are from one region of the Gloeomargarita lithophora Alchichica-D10 genome:
- a CDS encoding methyl-accepting chemotaxis protein translates to MYDPTPSSGQPVMMYRGRPVFTPADSGVREVDLMAKILQANTLEQAGEVTQAAQMYQEVIRLDHDGTYAAIAEKALAELQNTGALALVMPEAQPASFPEVMEGEMAPPQESPLRWLHQRSVGWKFGLVVVVQVLTIAAWIPTGITPPATQPPVATQTRSSQFTLASVLLLLNLLVLWWFWQEVVVPLKRLTGGETPDDPADEDDPANELERLTQTVAQWQQQAQTAQQTLAERSQTQTTELARQRQDKEQLQQEVINLLLEIEGAQRGDLTVQAPITPGEVGSIADAFNATIASLRQLVLQVQGVANQVQQVTQAGSESITHLTEAAQTQTAQVQDSLATVAAMNQSITQVTALAQQAAQVARSALVAAEAGDGKINQTVASIEGLRSTVATTAKKVKRLAESSQEISQIVAIISGISEKTNLLAFNASIEATRAGEHGQGFRVVADEVRRLAQQVTEATREIEQRVTNIQEGTGDVLQAMETGTSEVVVSTQLVQSTRETLQGLAQLSQDIDRFLQEIAGQTYAQQAASQQVNQRMMAVTTIATQTASESQTVAGSLQDLLAVVGDLQTSVARFRLTP, encoded by the coding sequence ATGTATGACCCTACCCCTTCCTCAGGTCAACCCGTAATGATGTATCGGGGTCGCCCGGTATTTACCCCAGCGGATAGTGGGGTGCGGGAGGTGGATTTGATGGCCAAAATTCTTCAGGCCAACACCCTGGAGCAGGCGGGGGAGGTGACCCAAGCCGCCCAAATGTACCAAGAGGTAATCCGGCTGGATCACGATGGCACCTATGCGGCCATTGCTGAGAAAGCCTTGGCGGAACTGCAAAACACGGGGGCCTTGGCTTTGGTCATGCCGGAGGCTCAACCGGCCAGCTTCCCCGAAGTCATGGAAGGAGAAATGGCTCCGCCCCAGGAATCGCCCCTGCGGTGGTTGCACCAGCGTTCGGTGGGCTGGAAATTTGGCCTGGTGGTGGTAGTGCAGGTATTGACCATTGCCGCTTGGATACCCACGGGCATCACGCCGCCTGCGACCCAACCCCCGGTGGCGACCCAAACCCGCTCCAGCCAGTTCACGTTGGCCAGTGTGCTGTTGTTGCTGAACCTGTTGGTGCTGTGGTGGTTTTGGCAAGAGGTGGTAGTACCCCTGAAACGGTTGACCGGCGGTGAAACCCCCGATGATCCGGCCGATGAAGATGACCCGGCCAATGAATTGGAACGCTTGACCCAGACCGTAGCCCAATGGCAACAGCAGGCGCAAACGGCACAGCAAACCCTGGCGGAACGCAGCCAAACCCAGACCACAGAACTGGCGCGCCAACGCCAGGATAAGGAGCAATTACAACAGGAAGTGATTAATCTCCTGCTGGAAATCGAGGGGGCGCAACGGGGGGATTTGACCGTGCAAGCACCCATTACGCCGGGGGAGGTGGGTTCCATCGCCGATGCCTTTAATGCCACCATTGCCAGTCTGCGCCAGTTGGTTTTACAGGTGCAGGGGGTCGCCAACCAGGTCCAACAGGTAACCCAGGCCGGGTCTGAATCCATTACCCACTTGACCGAGGCCGCCCAAACCCAGACCGCCCAGGTGCAGGACTCCCTGGCGACGGTGGCGGCTATGAACCAGTCCATTACCCAGGTGACGGCATTGGCGCAACAGGCCGCCCAGGTGGCTCGTTCCGCCCTGGTGGCGGCGGAGGCGGGGGATGGCAAAATCAATCAAACCGTCGCCAGTATCGAAGGGTTACGCAGTACGGTGGCCACCACCGCCAAAAAAGTCAAACGCTTGGCGGAATCCTCCCAGGAAATTTCCCAGATTGTGGCGATTATTTCCGGGATTTCCGAAAAAACCAATTTGCTGGCCTTTAATGCCTCCATTGAAGCCACCCGCGCCGGGGAACACGGGCAGGGGTTTCGGGTGGTGGCCGATGAGGTGCGCCGCCTCGCCCAGCAGGTGACGGAAGCCACCCGCGAAATCGAACAGCGGGTGACCAACATCCAAGAAGGCACCGGGGATGTGTTGCAGGCGATGGAAACCGGCACCAGCGAGGTGGTGGTCAGTACCCAATTGGTGCAATCCACCCGGGAAACCCTCCAGGGCTTAGCCCAGTTGAGCCAGGACATTGACCGATTTTTGCAGGAAATTGCCGGTCAAACCTACGCCCAGCAGGCGGCATCCCAGCAGGTCAACCAACGGATGATGGCCGTGACCACGATTGCCACCCAGACCGCTTCTGAATCCCAGACTGTGGCCGGTTCTTTGCAGGATTTATTGGCGGTGGTGGGGGATTTACAAACTTCTGTCGCCCGTTTCCGTCTCACCCCATGA